A genomic region of Gemmatimonadales bacterium contains the following coding sequences:
- a CDS encoding site-2 protease family protein, with the protein MDQFDRLFSAWRTIRCGSREAIDALVLPAHTAPSAELATFLAGWRGAHYWADRSAGHLVLIRSLERDVPVRWITHVLLFLLTLVFSLAAGAAMAGVWYPVDNPGFLVGLGRDLVDFVRGVVAGDWKLFLAGWSFAVPAIGILLIHELGHYWAARRYLIDASPPYFLPVPPSISPIGSFGAFIRVQSPVIDRRQLADVGAAGPLAGFVVAVGVMIWGYLTSERVAWEPGLAKSYVVFAGQLIRLGDSLLTYWLREWLLPGGTAVHLSLPAFAGWVGCFLTGLNLLPLSQLDGGHIAYGYLGKRQHWLAIVTVAALLFLSQYSFSWLIWVVMAFAIGGGRLSHPPVVVPDRPIPPRRAWVGVACLIVFVITFVPIPLVL; encoded by the coding sequence GTGGATCAATTCGATCGGCTCTTCAGTGCCTGGCGTACCATCCGTTGCGGTTCCCGTGAAGCGATCGATGCCCTGGTGCTGCCGGCGCACACGGCGCCGTCGGCGGAGCTCGCGACCTTCCTGGCGGGGTGGCGGGGGGCCCACTACTGGGCCGACCGGTCTGCGGGGCACCTCGTGCTCATCCGCTCCCTGGAAAGAGACGTCCCGGTCCGCTGGATCACGCACGTCCTGCTCTTTCTATTGACCCTGGTCTTTTCCCTGGCGGCCGGGGCGGCCATGGCCGGGGTCTGGTACCCGGTCGACAATCCCGGCTTCCTGGTCGGCCTGGGCCGCGATCTGGTCGACTTCGTACGGGGGGTCGTGGCCGGGGACTGGAAGCTCTTTCTGGCGGGATGGTCCTTCGCGGTCCCGGCCATCGGGATTCTCCTGATTCATGAATTGGGTCATTACTGGGCCGCCCGCCGGTACTTGATCGACGCGAGTCCGCCCTACTTCCTGCCGGTTCCCCCGTCCATTTCTCCGATCGGGAGTTTCGGGGCCTTCATCCGGGTGCAGAGCCCGGTCATCGACCGTCGCCAGCTTGCGGACGTGGGGGCGGCGGGGCCGCTGGCAGGGTTCGTGGTGGCGGTCGGCGTCATGATCTGGGGCTACCTCACGTCGGAGCGGGTGGCTTGGGAGCCCGGTCTGGCCAAGAGCTACGTCGTCTTTGCGGGTCAGCTGATCCGGTTGGGCGATTCGCTGCTGACGTACTGGCTTCGGGAGTGGTTATTGCCGGGGGGGACGGCCGTGCACTTGAGCCTGCCGGCCTTTGCGGGCTGGGTCGGCTGTTTTCTGACCGGGCTCAACCTGCTGCCGCTGAGTCAGCTCGATGGGGGCCATATTGCCTATGGTTACCTCGGCAAGCGCCAGCACTGGCTGGCCATCGTGACGGTAGCTGCGTTGCTCTTCCTGTCGCAGTACTCCTTCAGCTGGCTGATCTGGGTCGTGATGGCGTTTGCGATTGGGGGCGGGCGGTTGTCGCATCCGCCGGTGGTGGTGCCGGACCGCCCGATCCCGCCGCGCCGCGCCTGGGTGGGCGTGGCGTGTCTGATCGTGTTCGTGATAACCTTCGTGCCAATTCCCCTCGTACTGTGA
- a CDS encoding cupin domain-containing protein, translating to MEDVIILPPGGGRQYNCGPMEALFLADGSETGNRYAVTIWWVEPGKPGPGAHSHEANEELFYVIEGTMTFRVGDRFVDAPTGTFLRIPATIVHDFENRTDQRAGALNVFIPGGFETNMPAIVDWFRNNPTV from the coding sequence GTGGAAGACGTGATCATCCTGCCACCTGGAGGCGGCCGCCAGTACAACTGCGGACCGATGGAGGCGCTCTTTCTCGCCGACGGCAGCGAAACGGGGAATCGCTATGCGGTGACGATCTGGTGGGTGGAGCCCGGCAAGCCTGGCCCGGGGGCCCATTCGCACGAGGCAAACGAGGAGCTGTTCTACGTCATCGAGGGCACCATGACGTTTCGCGTCGGTGACCGTTTCGTCGACGCACCGACCGGGACCTTCCTGCGGATTCCCGCGACGATCGTCCACGACTTCGAGAACCGGACCGACCAGCGGGCCGGCGCTCTCAACGTATTCATACCCGGCGGATTCGAAACCAACATGCCGGCAATCGTGGACTGGTTTCGGAATAATCCAACGGTGTGA
- a CDS encoding DoxX family protein — MTPPFPPRIDPIDASITAWMARHGVTLARISLGLVFFWFGLIKFIPGWSPAEDLSTRTIAAISFGLVQPALGLPLLAAWEVAIGVGLLTGRFLRITLLLLCLQMIGTFVPLVLYPDEMFAVIPFAPTLEGQYIIKNLVLISAAIVIGATVRGGRLSSRPPQPA; from the coding sequence ATGACCCCTCCGTTTCCGCCTCGAATCGACCCGATCGACGCCTCGATCACCGCCTGGATGGCCCGTCACGGTGTCACCCTCGCGCGGATCTCGCTCGGGCTGGTGTTCTTCTGGTTCGGCTTGATCAAGTTCATCCCCGGGTGGAGTCCCGCCGAGGACCTCTCGACCCGAACGATCGCGGCGATCAGTTTCGGGTTGGTGCAGCCGGCGCTGGGGCTCCCGCTCCTGGCCGCCTGGGAGGTCGCGATCGGAGTCGGCCTCCTGACCGGTCGCTTTCTGCGCATTACCCTGCTGCTGCTCTGCCTCCAGATGATCGGTACCTTCGTGCCCCTGGTGCTCTACCCTGACGAGATGTTTGCCGTCATTCCGTTCGCGCCGACCCTGGAAGGGCAGTACATCATCAAGAATCTCGTACTGATCAGCGCAGCGATCGTGATCGGAGCCACCGTCCGCGGCGGGCGCCTCAGCTCACGCCCGCCGCAACCGGCTTGA
- a CDS encoding TonB-dependent receptor: MSRPLFLIVLAASPAGLPNQLGAQTLNGSVVAAEGATPVAGATIATLRSKLAVASDRLGRFSLTLPAFPDTIVVSAIGWRPDTVPLAANPEDGLTVRLSRAALIMADLLAVAAPSRRLDLAEHGQWTMPLAHARTIPPAVETDVFRALTFVPAVTFSSPLSARPSIRGYDAQDVATRIDGFEILNLYHLGRIFSSFPADAAEAITVSTAPYPANHGGSIAGIIDISGRTGQLDRFHAGAGWSYGSLSAYAGGGGASIRYFANARLFYWKALDLLPNVKVPYGFEDLYAGAVFGSPERPRGRVTVFATQDRAGNVNRRSYLHWDNLMTGGRWRILDHGAASLEASASVARFTQRGEDVPGLYSIASTNIRNQFSRSAAGLDFLASSAKSRVAAGLGLGWRSVANRIVESTPAPSGFDRAPFEFPAADLETARLEVGGYLNLTRQLGPATIEAAVRLDAAASRQTIQPRLHARWALNQRVELSAAAGRTSRLYHVLSEARSEPEFDFLDFWLSSSDSIPAAIVDHGSIDLRLDFSPVVARLSLYRSDGNGLGELRPSYAQRPTSQPLFRFGRSRTSGVEAQLALSRSDGALESASVSYVLARSQRRWGDDWVPWALDRRHQFRGFAQVRTGGWAWSGALDLASGLPITPIAYTLPPAGVPGIPPGTTASGRAATPPVYGVENSAATSGTFRFDVATQFSFGGPGRSRLTLGVAVINLFGTAVAPFGDFFSHAVGDYATDPSGSPLPYRRLFNLPPIPTVTIRADF, from the coding sequence ATGAGTCGACCGCTGTTCCTGATTGTGCTTGCCGCCTCGCCGGCCGGGCTGCCGAATCAGCTCGGAGCCCAGACCCTGAACGGCAGCGTCGTTGCCGCGGAGGGCGCAACCCCGGTTGCCGGCGCAACGATAGCAACGTTGCGCAGCAAGCTGGCTGTGGCCAGCGACCGGCTCGGCCGATTCTCGCTGACCCTGCCGGCCTTTCCCGACACGATTGTCGTCAGCGCTATCGGCTGGCGGCCGGATACGGTTCCGCTTGCCGCCAACCCCGAGGATGGGCTGACGGTCCGCCTGTCGAGGGCGGCCCTGATCATGGCGGATCTTCTGGCGGTCGCTGCGCCGTCCCGTCGGCTCGACCTGGCGGAGCACGGCCAGTGGACCATGCCGCTGGCGCACGCCCGAACCATTCCTCCAGCGGTCGAGACCGATGTCTTTCGCGCCCTGACCTTCGTTCCGGCCGTCACCTTCTCGAGCCCGCTGTCGGCCCGCCCGTCGATCCGAGGCTACGACGCCCAGGACGTCGCCACGCGCATCGATGGATTCGAGATTCTCAATCTCTATCACCTTGGTCGCATCTTCTCATCCTTCCCGGCCGACGCCGCTGAGGCGATCACCGTTTCGACGGCGCCATACCCCGCCAACCACGGCGGGTCGATCGCAGGTATCATCGACATTTCCGGAAGAACCGGACAGCTCGACCGCTTTCATGCAGGAGCCGGATGGAGCTATGGCTCGCTCAGTGCGTACGCTGGTGGCGGCGGCGCCAGTATCCGATACTTCGCCAACGCACGGCTGTTCTATTGGAAGGCGCTCGATCTCCTGCCGAACGTCAAGGTGCCGTACGGGTTCGAAGACCTGTACGCCGGCGCTGTCTTCGGCTCACCCGAACGACCACGCGGGCGCGTTACCGTCTTTGCAACTCAGGACCGGGCCGGCAACGTCAACCGGCGCAGCTACCTGCACTGGGACAACCTCATGACGGGGGGCCGGTGGCGGATCCTCGACCACGGGGCCGCGAGCCTCGAGGCGTCCGCCTCGGTCGCCCGTTTCACGCAGCGGGGTGAGGATGTCCCGGGTCTCTACAGCATCGCGAGCACGAACATCCGGAACCAGTTCAGCCGGTCCGCGGCGGGGCTCGACTTTCTGGCAAGCTCCGCAAAGTCCCGGGTGGCAGCGGGGCTCGGGCTCGGATGGCGTTCGGTTGCCAATCGAATCGTCGAATCCACCCCGGCACCCTCCGGATTCGACCGCGCGCCCTTCGAGTTTCCGGCCGCCGACCTCGAAACAGCCCGGCTCGAGGTCGGCGGTTACCTGAATCTGACCCGACAGCTCGGGCCCGCCACCATCGAAGCCGCAGTACGACTCGATGCGGCAGCAAGTCGCCAGACGATCCAGCCGCGCCTGCACGCTCGGTGGGCACTGAACCAGCGCGTCGAGCTGAGCGCAGCCGCAGGACGGACCAGCCGCCTCTATCACGTGCTGTCCGAGGCCCGCTCGGAACCGGAGTTCGACTTTCTCGACTTTTGGCTGAGCAGCAGCGATTCGATTCCCGCGGCTATCGTCGACCACGGCAGCATCGACCTGCGGCTCGATTTCTCACCGGTTGTCGCCCGGCTGTCGCTGTACCGATCGGACGGCAACGGCCTCGGCGAGCTCCGCCCCAGTTACGCGCAGCGTCCGACCTCGCAGCCGCTCTTTCGCTTCGGGCGCTCCCGCACCAGCGGCGTCGAAGCACAGCTTGCGCTGAGCCGCAGTGACGGCGCACTCGAGTCCGCCTCAGTCAGCTACGTACTGGCCCGATCCCAGCGGCGCTGGGGTGACGACTGGGTGCCCTGGGCGCTCGATCGGCGTCACCAGTTCCGCGGCTTTGCTCAAGTTCGCACGGGCGGTTGGGCCTGGTCGGGAGCGCTCGATCTCGCCTCCGGGCTGCCGATAACCCCGATAGCCTACACCTTGCCACCGGCCGGCGTCCCCGGCATACCACCAGGCACGACGGCAAGCGGGCGGGCGGCGACACCTCCTGTGTACGGCGTCGAGAACAGTGCTGCAACGAGCGGAACCTTTCGGTTCGATGTCGCCACCCAGTTCAGCTTTGGCGGCCCCGGGCGGAGCCGTTTGACGCTCGGCGTCGCCGTCATCAACCTGTTCGGCACGGCGGTCGCCCCATTCGGCGACTTCTTCAGCCATGCCGTGGGTGACTACGCCACCGATCCGAGCGGCAGCCCCCTGCCCTATCGCCGGCTCTTCAACCTGCCACCGATTCCGACCGTGACGATCCGGGCGGATTTCTGA
- a CDS encoding PAS domain S-box protein, whose translation MTDQGIDSLVSFLEYAPDPAIVADDQDRIVIVNHSAESLFGYRRVELLGRPLHEVVPTLPTSRTGDTEAGLGESTTFVARHRDGHILRLSVAFRAVPLEHQRLTAAYFRPTVTDAAPTPAETLDRLPIAVARFDREQRLIFANVAAHGVFGAHPSRLLGRTPSEIGLPQSAAQAWSEAVQHAAQTGSPRRFGFSLELGGGTRWFAGSVLPEQRADGSLASVLVVTQDVTALHRTKAEFETAELRFRRLTEGSHDLISQHTPDGQFLFASKSAITLLQRSPESVVGLSLVELVHPEDRAVVATAIARASVGDAERLTTFRLLRPDESTLWCEMTAQGTTTSTGAPSITCITRDITERMRTEEILRTASRMEATATLAAGVAHDFNNLMTSILGNAELLLADPEFPDAPSRLTQVADSAKRGGALAQQLLAYARGGKYQTSAVSVNEIVTQALHLQKHAMPPRVQLEVDLDPASPAIDADPVQIGQVVTNLCINATEATPGVGRLTVRTRRVNLTDDDIRDRPGLRVGPAVMIQVSDTGTGIDPAALSKIFEPFFSTKFQGRGLGLAAAYGIVKNHRGYIGVESALGKGTTFTAYFPAVASVPATVVPEAQPFPTGRETILLVDDDEAVLDITKTLLERLQYRVIVARDGVEAVEAARTHDGALHLCILDLGMPLAGGAEAYPFLRAARPDLRVMISSGYEMNEVVQSLLAAGADAFLQKPYRMSALARGVRQVLDGTAGNARIADH comes from the coding sequence ATGACCGACCAGGGGATCGACTCGCTCGTCTCATTCCTGGAGTACGCCCCCGATCCCGCGATCGTGGCGGACGACCAGGATCGCATCGTCATCGTCAACCACTCAGCGGAGTCGCTCTTCGGCTACCGTCGAGTGGAACTCCTAGGCCGCCCCCTGCACGAAGTCGTGCCGACCCTCCCGACGAGCCGGACCGGTGACACCGAGGCCGGGCTGGGAGAGAGCACGACCTTTGTCGCTCGACACCGAGATGGTCATATCCTGCGCCTGTCGGTGGCGTTCCGAGCCGTACCGCTCGAGCACCAGCGCCTCACCGCGGCGTACTTCCGACCGACCGTCACGGACGCCGCACCGACCCCCGCGGAGACGCTCGACCGGCTCCCGATTGCCGTGGCGCGATTCGATCGTGAGCAGCGCCTGATCTTTGCCAATGTGGCCGCGCACGGGGTCTTTGGCGCCCACCCGAGCCGCCTGCTCGGTCGCACGCCGTCCGAGATCGGGCTGCCGCAGTCGGCGGCCCAAGCCTGGAGCGAGGCGGTCCAGCACGCGGCCCAGACTGGCAGTCCGCGCCGATTCGGCTTTTCGCTCGAACTCGGGGGTGGAACCCGCTGGTTCGCCGGCTCGGTGCTGCCGGAGCAGCGCGCCGACGGGTCGCTTGCTTCGGTGCTGGTCGTCACCCAGGACGTGACCGCCCTCCACCGGACCAAGGCCGAGTTCGAAACTGCGGAGCTCCGCTTCCGCCGGCTGACCGAGGGCAGTCACGACCTGATTTCGCAGCACACGCCCGATGGCCAGTTCCTCTTTGCCTCCAAGTCTGCCATCACCCTGCTGCAGCGGTCGCCCGAGAGCGTGGTCGGCCTCTCGCTGGTCGAGCTGGTTCATCCGGAAGACCGCGCAGTCGTCGCCACGGCCATTGCCCGCGCCTCGGTCGGCGATGCGGAGCGGTTGACGACCTTCCGTTTGCTGCGCCCTGATGAGTCGACTCTGTGGTGCGAGATGACCGCGCAGGGCACGACGACGAGCACCGGCGCACCGTCGATTACCTGCATTACGCGCGACATCACGGAGCGGATGCGGACCGAGGAAATTCTGCGCACCGCCTCCCGCATGGAGGCAACCGCAACCCTCGCTGCGGGTGTTGCGCACGACTTCAACAACCTGATGACCTCGATCCTCGGCAACGCCGAGCTGTTGCTGGCGGACCCGGAGTTCCCCGATGCGCCGTCGCGGCTGACCCAGGTCGCCGACTCGGCCAAACGGGGCGGCGCTCTGGCGCAGCAGCTGCTGGCCTATGCTCGCGGCGGGAAGTATCAGACCTCTGCCGTTTCGGTCAACGAGATCGTGACCCAGGCACTACACCTTCAGAAGCATGCCATGCCGCCGCGGGTTCAGCTCGAGGTCGATCTCGATCCGGCGAGCCCGGCCATCGATGCGGATCCGGTGCAGATCGGCCAGGTGGTGACCAATCTCTGCATCAATGCCACCGAGGCGACGCCAGGCGTCGGCCGCCTCACCGTGCGCACCAGACGGGTCAACCTCACGGACGACGACATTCGTGACCGACCGGGGCTTCGAGTTGGCCCAGCGGTGATGATTCAGGTGAGTGACACCGGCACCGGCATCGACCCGGCGGCGCTATCGAAGATCTTCGAGCCATTCTTCAGCACCAAGTTCCAGGGCCGAGGATTGGGCCTTGCGGCCGCGTACGGCATCGTCAAGAACCACCGCGGCTATATCGGCGTCGAGAGCGCCCTCGGCAAGGGCACCACCTTCACGGCGTACTTCCCGGCGGTTGCTTCGGTGCCCGCAACTGTGGTGCCTGAGGCCCAGCCGTTCCCGACCGGCCGCGAGACGATCCTGCTGGTCGACGACGACGAGGCGGTGCTCGACATCACCAAGACCCTGCTCGAACGGCTGCAGTATCGGGTGATCGTTGCTCGCGACGGGGTCGAGGCCGTGGAGGCAGCGCGTACGCACGACGGCGCGCTGCACCTCTGCATCCTCGACCTCGGCATGCCGCTGGCAGGGGGCGCAGAGGCATACCCGTTTCTCAGGGCGGCGCGCCCGGACCTTCGGGTCATGATCTCGAGCGGATACGAAATGAACGAGGTAGTCCAGAGCCTGCTGGCAGCAGGTGCGGACGCCTTCCTTCAGAAGCCGTACCGGATGAGTGCGCTGGCCCGTGGTGTCCGCCAGGTCCTCGATGGGACGGCCGGTAACGCACGGATCGCCGATCACTGA
- a CDS encoding amidohydrolase family protein has translation MMLRVATGTALLLAVGVCSLAAQRASSFHPDLRRYVAVDAPVVALTNATLIDGTGAAPRSGQTIVISGNRIQAVGPTGSVAVPAGAHVVDASGHTVIPGLMGMHDHMFYTTQGGMVQSPYSFPRLYLGTGVTTVRTTGSFAPYAELNLKTNIERHQMPGPRIHITGPYLISQGNDLRLDQMGMHKIETEAAARRVVRHWAEEGAEWIKGYTQLSRDIFRAVIDEAHKHGMKVTGHLCSISFTEAVELGIDNIEHGFRTNSDYDTAKKPDECPASHFETLGKLDMKDPRIAKTFKAMIDNNVPMTTTSVNEQLAPNRPGPDARVLAVMAPWIAEQELDRRKRLDASVPGSEIYPRMREIYPRSLEYELAFVRAGGVLAAGVDPAFGAVAGYGNLRVLELLREAGFTTPEAVQVLTLNGAVVLGVQKDRGSVEAGKLADLVLLRGNLANDPKVIYETVTVFKDGIGYDSAKLIADVKGQVGIR, from the coding sequence ATGATGCTCCGAGTCGCGACCGGAACCGCCCTGCTGCTCGCCGTCGGGGTGTGCTCGCTTGCTGCACAGCGTGCCTCGTCCTTTCATCCCGACCTCCGTCGCTATGTCGCTGTTGATGCTCCGGTCGTGGCTTTGACCAACGCCACGCTGATCGATGGGACGGGGGCGGCGCCGAGATCGGGTCAGACGATCGTCATCTCGGGCAATCGGATCCAGGCGGTCGGGCCAACCGGGTCGGTGGCGGTGCCGGCGGGGGCTCATGTCGTCGATGCCAGCGGTCACACGGTCATTCCGGGCCTCATGGGCATGCACGACCACATGTTCTATACCACCCAGGGTGGCATGGTGCAGTCGCCCTACTCGTTCCCGCGTCTCTATCTGGGAACCGGGGTGACGACCGTCCGGACGACGGGCAGCTTTGCGCCCTATGCCGAACTCAATCTCAAGACCAACATCGAGCGACATCAGATGCCGGGACCGCGGATCCATATCACGGGCCCGTACCTGATCTCACAGGGGAATGATCTTCGGCTCGACCAGATGGGGATGCACAAGATCGAAACCGAAGCGGCCGCACGGCGAGTGGTTCGGCACTGGGCCGAGGAGGGGGCCGAGTGGATCAAGGGATATACGCAGCTCTCGCGCGACATTTTCCGAGCGGTCATCGACGAGGCGCACAAGCACGGCATGAAGGTGACCGGGCACTTGTGTTCCATCAGCTTTACCGAAGCTGTCGAGCTCGGCATCGACAATATCGAGCACGGTTTCCGCACCAACTCGGACTATGACACGGCCAAGAAGCCGGACGAGTGTCCGGCCAGCCACTTCGAGACCCTTGGCAAGCTCGACATGAAGGATCCGCGGATCGCGAAGACCTTCAAGGCCATGATCGACAACAACGTTCCGATGACCACCACCTCGGTCAACGAGCAGCTCGCCCCCAATCGTCCGGGTCCGGACGCGCGGGTCCTGGCGGTGATGGCGCCGTGGATTGCCGAGCAGGAGCTCGACCGCCGGAAGCGGCTCGATGCGTCCGTGCCGGGTAGTGAGATCTACCCCAGGATGCGGGAGATTTACCCGCGGTCGCTGGAGTATGAATTGGCGTTCGTTCGGGCAGGTGGGGTGCTGGCGGCGGGCGTCGACCCGGCCTTTGGTGCGGTGGCGGGCTACGGCAACCTCCGGGTGCTCGAGCTGCTCCGCGAGGCTGGGTTCACGACGCCGGAAGCCGTGCAGGTGCTGACCTTGAACGGAGCGGTCGTGCTTGGTGTGCAGAAGGATCGGGGCTCCGTCGAGGCGGGCAAGCTGGCCGACCTGGTCCTCCTTCGAGGCAATCTCGCGAACGATCCGAAGGTGATCTACGAGACGGTCACCGTTTTCAAAGACGGGATCGGCTATGATTCGGCGAAGCTGATCGCGGACGTGAAAGGTCAGGTCGGCATTCGCTGA
- a CDS encoding ABC transporter permease: MQWLVTGFRHALRSIGRSRRFTLLFVAVMSPVVAVTTVVLSIVRATTQQAASYRDPASIAVVMGATEPRCGPDCPDLFDGTTLERLARDETLGPLLIPVGIRQLAWHADGGVRPLSGAIVPSRINSVLSAPTHLGRQLLPADDGPGATPVALLSFTSWRRHFGSAAEVVGQQILLDDRSYRVIGVLRAGAEYPTGTDVIINGHESTGHVSSALLTGLVRLNEDLTLDQLRARLAAIAADRWPSSMPEGERRGLTALSLLGQLEGSNGGLVRLAGTVNLAILTLLAATLQLMSIGRAMRRAPELAVMAALGASRRRVLTLGVLEQVVLATLASTAGIIVGWWALDWIEPLLRSRIGLLVDLRVDWAVAGLTAAGGIAVATAGGLAGLLSVGHVDLRSGFADGGATTVGRRRRTLQGALIVAQLAVTVLLAASAGSLAQSLARVRQLDLRFATDDLVIASLQARYGGERPIAELFLAARDIEERLAAMPGLRDATVWFAASPNLLVPLGDPYATVEGREARLTANTAPLRITGVLPGFVRTIGLHLIQGRDLTADDRADSESVALITESAAATWWPGVNPLGRRFKIGGEQSPYPWLTVVGVIADLHPIQDSGPRLAAQLPPGRFYPLAFVPLSQFASHDARRSPFEDDLTVALRRRPLDAPTRTAIADAIETAAPQFAVERVQRFDELAMAEWSMIRLRFNLHALQWIAILGVILALASVAGVVTETVAMRYRELSLRLALGASPAGLVRSVMADMLRVGAVAGIIGVTATLALTRILGALFFGPRNSFLFGIEPYQPAILAGVVGGVLALMTAVAYTAARPIARIDAIRALTSER, encoded by the coding sequence ATGCAGTGGTTAGTCACCGGATTCCGCCACGCTCTGCGCTCCATCGGGCGTTCGCGCCGGTTCACTCTCCTGTTCGTCGCAGTCATGAGCCCGGTGGTCGCGGTTACGACCGTGGTACTGTCGATCGTCCGCGCCACAACACAGCAGGCTGCGTCCTATCGAGACCCGGCGTCGATTGCCGTCGTAATGGGGGCGACGGAGCCGCGCTGCGGTCCGGACTGTCCGGACTTGTTCGACGGAACCACGCTCGAGCGGCTCGCACGCGACGAGACGCTGGGGCCCCTCCTGATCCCTGTCGGCATCCGGCAGCTGGCGTGGCACGCGGATGGCGGCGTTCGCCCACTCTCCGGCGCCATCGTACCCAGCCGTATCAACAGTGTCCTCTCCGCGCCAACCCATCTCGGCCGCCAGCTGCTTCCTGCGGACGACGGACCGGGCGCCACCCCCGTAGCACTGCTCTCGTTCACCTCCTGGCGTCGCCATTTCGGCAGTGCAGCAGAGGTAGTCGGACAGCAGATCCTTTTGGACGATCGGTCCTACCGAGTCATAGGTGTGCTCCGGGCAGGAGCGGAGTATCCGACCGGCACCGATGTCATAATCAACGGCCACGAGTCGACCGGGCACGTGTCGTCTGCCCTGCTGACCGGCCTGGTCAGATTGAACGAGGACTTGACGCTCGACCAGCTTCGGGCGCGCCTTGCAGCCATTGCCGCCGATCGGTGGCCGAGCTCGATGCCCGAAGGCGAGCGCCGCGGGCTCACGGCCCTCTCCCTGCTAGGTCAGCTCGAAGGAAGCAATGGGGGGCTGGTCCGGCTCGCCGGAACCGTCAACCTCGCGATCCTGACGCTGCTCGCCGCTACGCTCCAGCTCATGAGCATCGGCCGAGCCATGCGGAGGGCGCCGGAACTCGCCGTCATGGCAGCGCTCGGCGCTTCCCGCCGACGGGTACTCACCCTCGGTGTGCTGGAGCAGGTCGTACTCGCGACCCTCGCCAGCACCGCCGGCATCATCGTGGGTTGGTGGGCACTCGACTGGATCGAGCCCCTGCTCCGGAGCCGAATCGGGCTCCTCGTCGACTTGCGCGTCGACTGGGCCGTTGCCGGGCTGACGGCGGCCGGGGGGATCGCCGTGGCGACCGCCGGGGGGTTGGCCGGACTCCTCAGCGTTGGCCACGTCGACCTGAGGAGCGGCTTCGCCGACGGAGGCGCCACGACCGTCGGACGACGACGCCGAACCCTCCAGGGCGCGCTGATCGTTGCCCAGCTTGCGGTTACCGTCCTGCTCGCCGCCAGCGCCGGTAGCCTGGCACAGTCGCTAGCGAGAGTCCGGCAGCTCGACCTTCGTTTCGCCACGGACGATCTGGTCATCGCATCGCTACAGGCGCGATACGGGGGCGAGCGCCCGATCGCCGAACTGTTCCTTGCCGCGCGCGACATCGAAGAGCGGCTTGCCGCGATGCCAGGCCTTCGCGACGCGACCGTCTGGTTCGCCGCGTCTCCGAACCTGCTGGTACCACTCGGCGATCCCTACGCAACCGTCGAAGGACGCGAGGCGCGGCTCACCGCCAACACCGCTCCTCTTCGCATCACCGGCGTGCTGCCCGGCTTCGTCCGCACCATCGGCCTGCATCTGATCCAGGGTCGCGACCTCACCGCGGACGACCGTGCCGACTCCGAGTCTGTGGCGCTGATCACCGAAAGCGCTGCAGCGACCTGGTGGCCCGGCGTGAACCCGCTCGGCCGGCGCTTCAAGATCGGCGGTGAACAGTCGCCGTATCCGTGGCTCACCGTGGTCGGCGTGATCGCCGACCTGCACCCGATCCAGGATTCAGGACCAAGGCTTGCCGCCCAGCTGCCGCCGGGCCGTTTCTACCCGTTGGCCTTCGTACCGTTGAGCCAGTTTGCGTCGCACGATGCGCGCCGATCGCCGTTCGAGGATGACCTCACGGTCGCGCTACGGCGGCGCCCGCTCGATGCCCCGACCCGTACCGCAATCGCCGACGCCATCGAAACCGCCGCGCCGCAGTTCGCGGTCGAACGAGTGCAACGCTTCGACGAGTTGGCCATGGCGGAATGGTCGATGATCCGGCTTCGCTTCAACCTCCACGCTCTCCAGTGGATCGCCATCCTGGGGGTCATTCTGGCGCTCGCGAGCGTTGCGGGCGTGGTGACCGAGACGGTCGCCATGCGCTATCGGGAACTGAGCCTGCGTCTGGCACTCGGCGCGTCTCCTGCCGGGCTGGTCCGGTCCGTGATGGCGGACATGCTGCGGGTCGGCGCGGTTGCCGGCATCATCGGCGTGACCGCAACTCTGGCCCTCACACGGATCCTCGGAGCCTTGTTCTTCGGCCCGCGCAACAGCTTCCTTTTCGGCATCGAACCGTATCAGCCAGCAATCCTCGCCGGCGTCGTTGGTGGCGTCCTCGCCCTGATGACCGCGGTTGCCTACACAGCTGCCAGACCGATCGCGAGAATCGACGCCATTCGGGCCTTGACCTCGGAACGCTGA